The Stieleria maiorica genome includes the window GTGGGCGAAATCGGGACCGGTTTTTTGGCTTTGGTCGGGATCGGCCACGGAGACGATGAAACGGTCGTCCGCTGGATGGCGGAGAAGACGGCGGTGCTGCGTGTCTTTGAAGACGAAGCGGGCAAGATGAATCGATCCGTGATCGACGTCGGCGGCAGCGTCTTGGCCGTCAGCCAATTCACGCTGTACGGAGATTGCCGCAAGGGACGTCGGCCTGCGTTCACGGACGCCGCCCCGCCGGAGGTCGCTGAGCGGTTGTACGAGTTGTATGTCGAGGAATTGAAAGGGCAGGGGATCGGCGTCGAAACCGGCGTCTTCGCAGCCGACATGAAGGTGGCGTTGGTCAACGACGGCCCGGTGACGATGCTGTTGCAGCGGTGAAGGAGTGAAGGAGTGAAGGAGTGGAGGAGTGGAGGAGTGGAGGAGTGGAGGAGTGGAGGAGTGGAGGAGTGGAGGAGTGGAGGAGTGGAGGAGTGGAGGAGTGGAGGAGTGGAGGAGTGGAGGAGTGAAGGAGTGAAGGAGTGAAGGAGTGAAGGAGTGAAGGAGTGAAGGAGTGAAGGAGTGAAGGCCCGACGCTCAATTGCTCCCGACTCCCGACTCCCGACTCCCGACTCCCGACTCCCAACTCCCAACTCCCAACTCCCAACTCCCAACTCCCAACTCCCAACTCCCAACTCCCAACTCCCAACTCCCAACTGCAATGCCCCCCCTCCCGTTCCCTTTCCCCGCAGTGCTCCTCCTGGGCGTCGTTCTATTAACACTCCCCGCGGCGGTCGCAGAGGAGCCGTACCGGCCCGAGGTGGGTCGGTTTCCTGCGTTGGAAAAGGCGCACTCCTATCGGGGCGAATTGGTCTTTGTCGATCACGCCAACCGCCGAGGCAGTTTGCGTGTGGAAGGCGAGGGCACGTATTTCCGAAACGCTCCACACCCATTTGCCATGCTTCCCTATGGCATCGTGCAGTACCACGGAGCACCGGCGGATCTCAGAGACATCCCGCTGGGCACGGTGATGCACGTGCGAGCCTTTTTGCCGCCCGACCCGACGATCTCCGCCGTGCCCGTCTTGCCGGTCGATAACCGAAAGAAAACCGCCGGCTACAGCGGCGCCGGGA containing:
- the dtd gene encoding D-aminoacyl-tRNA deacylase, whose amino-acid sequence is MVMIGSVSGKRTFEAQGHERFILEDKTLKVVLQRVSEASVSVAGEVVGEIGTGFLALVGIGHGDDETVVRWMAEKTAVLRVFEDEAGKMNRSVIDVGGSVLAVSQFTLYGDCRKGRRPAFTDAAPPEVAERLYELYVEELKGQGIGVETGVFAADMKVALVNDGPVTMLLQR